Proteins encoded within one genomic window of Gammaproteobacteria bacterium:
- a CDS encoding PD40 domain-containing protein: MNAIRLPASAATAWLLLMAAAWAQTDAVSAASPAAPAADRGKELPVFRIPHIPPAAEAYYAPDGQHLIAQVRDKDAQQSGDKRVGGALTYIFTEDGQTLRRINDRGQDACSFFFPDQRRVIWTSTRDHMDMPLGDWADPANYPQGAELYTSDLYGRHVVRLTRNRWYDAEVTVSPNGEWIVWMRQIEGKASLWRMRADGTGEQQITFTDDWQPGAPFYLPDNETIIFQAWRASEYGKLDPVPMTVFTIKADGSGLVQRTFDRNMYWGPGPAADGRHYLFTRIIDGNNHELFLGDLAGDPPLRLTYNPGFDGMKSFSPDSSKMVFVRLAGDPRALYSHVMDLSSLRLGPENYKGIPDTPIPPGAVRVSDFSRR; encoded by the coding sequence ATGAATGCAATCCGTCTGCCGGCATCCGCCGCCACCGCCTGGCTGCTGCTGATGGCCGCCGCCTGGGCCCAGACCGATGCGGTCTCCGCTGCCAGTCCCGCGGCCCCGGCCGCGGACCGTGGCAAGGAACTGCCGGTGTTCCGCATCCCGCATATTCCGCCGGCTGCGGAGGCCTATTACGCACCGGATGGCCAGCACCTGATTGCCCAGGTGCGCGACAAGGACGCGCAGCAGTCAGGCGACAAACGCGTCGGTGGCGCGCTGACCTACATCTTCACCGAGGATGGCCAGACGCTGCGGCGGATCAACGACCGTGGCCAGGACGCCTGCTCGTTCTTCTTCCCCGACCAGAGGCGTGTCATCTGGACCTCGACGCGGGACCACATGGACATGCCGCTCGGCGACTGGGCCGATCCGGCCAATTACCCCCAGGGTGCGGAACTCTACACCTCGGATCTCTACGGCCGGCATGTCGTCCGCCTCACCCGCAACCGGTGGTATGACGCGGAGGTCACGGTGTCGCCCAACGGCGAGTGGATCGTGTGGATGCGGCAGATCGAGGGCAAGGCCAGCCTGTGGCGCATGCGCGCGGATGGCACCGGCGAGCAGCAGATCACCTTCACCGATGACTGGCAGCCCGGTGCGCCCTTCTACCTGCCCGACAACGAGACCATCATCTTCCAGGCCTGGCGCGCCAGCGAGTATGGCAAGCTCGACCCGGTGCCGATGACGGTCTTCACCATCAAGGCCGATGGCAGCGGACTGGTCCAGCGGACTTTCGACCGCAACATGTACTGGGGTCCGGGCCCTGCTGCCGACGGGCGCCACTACCTGTTCACGCGCATCATCGACGGCAACAACCACGAACTCTTCCTCGGCGACCTCGCCGGCGATCCGCCGCTGCGGCTCACCTACAATCCGGGATTCGACGGCATGAAGTCGTTCTCGCCCGACAGCAGCAAGATGGTGTTCGTGCGACTCGCAGGTGATCCCCGCGCGCTCTACTCGCACGTCATGGATCTATCGTCCCTCAGGCTCGGGCCGGAGAACTACAAGGGGATTCCCGACACGCCGATCCCGCCGGGCGCGGTGCGCGTGAGCGATTTCAGTCGTCGGTAG
- the rhlP gene encoding rhombotarget lipoprotein (RhlP (RHombo-target LipoProtein) is a family of predicted lipoproteins that, in general, co-occurs with a form of rhombosortase, and that has an apparent cleavage site for that enzyme, a GlyGly motif, near the C-terminus.) → MNALRAIITIALGTALATGCSALFDEHGSGMRTGVSSSLVDYLYPKGDIPPPQDQQIPHLVLPLRVGLAFVPGNSAPGNAPTEALKNQLLEQARKQFLDRKYIASIEVIPETYLRSTTGFEGMQQVARLYGADVMALVSYDQVTTTTDNKLALTYWTIVGAYVIKGTENQTQTFVDTAVFDVASRKLLFRAPGVDAREESSTAVEASQVVRDSRAASFTSAMSNMTTNLAAELDRFQQRLKDEPQLAEVEWKGGSKGGGGALGLPGLAILAGAGCWRRARKRCLTYFQGKGIGKGVRKRCLTYFL, encoded by the coding sequence ATGAATGCCCTCCGCGCAATCATCACCATCGCCTTGGGTACCGCCCTCGCCACCGGCTGCAGCGCGCTCTTCGATGAGCATGGCAGCGGCATGCGCACGGGGGTGTCGAGCAGCCTGGTCGATTACCTCTACCCCAAGGGGGACATTCCCCCTCCGCAGGACCAGCAGATTCCGCACCTGGTGCTGCCACTGCGTGTCGGCCTGGCCTTCGTGCCCGGCAACAGCGCCCCGGGCAACGCGCCGACCGAGGCCCTCAAGAACCAGCTACTCGAGCAGGCCCGGAAGCAGTTCCTCGACCGCAAGTACATCGCCTCGATCGAGGTGATCCCCGAAACCTACCTGCGGTCCACCACGGGCTTCGAGGGCATGCAGCAGGTGGCCCGGCTCTATGGCGCCGACGTCATGGCGCTGGTGTCCTACGACCAGGTCACCACCACCACCGACAACAAGCTGGCACTGACCTACTGGACCATCGTCGGCGCGTACGTCATCAAGGGTACCGAGAACCAGACGCAGACCTTCGTCGACACAGCCGTCTTCGACGTGGCCAGCCGCAAGTTGCTGTTCCGGGCTCCTGGCGTCGACGCCCGCGAGGAGTCCTCCACGGCCGTCGAAGCCTCGCAGGTGGTGCGCGACTCGCGAGCGGCAAGCTTCACCTCCGCCATGTCCAACATGACCACGAACCTCGCGGCGGAGCTGGACCGCTTCCAGCAGCGGCTGAAGGACGAACCGCAGCTGGCCGAGGTCGAGTGGAAGGGCGGCTCGAAGGGTGGCGGCGGCGCGCTCGGCCTGCCGGGCCTCGCCATCCTGGCCGGCGCCGGATGCTGGCGGCGCGCGCGGAAAAGGTGCCTGACTTATTTTCAGGGAAAAGGTATCGGAAAAGGTGTCCGGAAAAGGTGTCTGACTTATTTTCTGTAG
- the aroE gene encoding shikimate dehydrogenase, with amino-acid sequence MTDRYGVIGHPIGHSKSPVIHRLFAAQTGEDLSYEAIDIRPEDLDARLKALAKEGLRGFNVTVPHKEAVARLVDQLTDRAHLAGAVNTVIIAADGRLDGDNTDGVGLLTDLKSNLGLQLKGRRLLVLGAGGATRGIVPALLGSGPAEFCIANRNVERAREVAGHFERLGAIRACRFDELPAGPWDLVINATAAGLQGGVPPVPEAVIGPDTACYDLSYAMTDTPFVGWARRLGAKQAWQGWGMLVEQAAEAFFIWRGVRPDTRPVRAKLPA; translated from the coding sequence ATGACGGACCGCTACGGGGTCATCGGCCATCCCATCGGGCACAGCAAGTCGCCGGTGATCCACCGGCTGTTCGCGGCGCAGACCGGCGAGGATCTGTCCTACGAGGCCATCGACATCCGGCCGGAGGACCTCGATGCACGGCTGAAGGCCCTGGCGAAGGAGGGCCTGCGCGGGTTCAACGTCACCGTGCCGCACAAGGAGGCGGTGGCGCGGCTGGTGGACCAGCTCACCGACCGCGCCCATCTTGCCGGTGCCGTGAACACCGTGATCATCGCCGCCGACGGCCGGCTCGACGGCGACAACACCGATGGCGTGGGCCTGCTCACCGACCTGAAATCCAATCTCGGCCTGCAGCTCAAGGGCCGGCGCCTGCTGGTGCTCGGTGCCGGCGGCGCCACCCGTGGCATCGTGCCCGCCCTGCTCGGCAGCGGGCCGGCGGAGTTCTGCATCGCCAATCGCAACGTCGAGCGCGCGCGGGAGGTCGCCGGCCACTTCGAGCGGCTCGGCGCCATCCGCGCCTGTCGCTTCGATGAACTGCCCGCCGGGCCCTGGGACCTGGTGATCAACGCCACCGCAGCCGGCCTGCAGGGCGGCGTCCCGCCGGTGCCGGAGGCCGTGATCGGCCCGGACACCGCCTGCTACGACCTCTCCTACGCCATGACCGACACGCCCTTCGTCGGCTGGGCCCGCCGCCTCGGCGCGAAGCAGGCCTGGCAAGGCTGGGGGATGCTGGTCGAACAGGCTGCCGAGGCGTTTTTCATCTGGCGCGGCGTGCGCCCCGACACCCGGCCAGTCCGCGCGAAGCTGCCTGCGTAG
- a CDS encoding DNA-3-methyladenine glycosylase I: MAKTPERCPWAEGVSPAYLAYHDTEWGVPVRDDARQFEFLLLEGAQAGLSWATILHRREGYRRAFAGFDPARVARFTPARVAKLLLDPGIIRNRLKIEAAIGNARAFLAVQEEFGSFSDYIWRYVDGHPVQNRWRTPREVPATSALSDALSRDLRARGFRFVGSTIVYAHLQATGLVNDHLVGCFRHRPVRALGTGPR, from the coding sequence ATGGCGAAGACCCCCGAACGCTGCCCCTGGGCCGAAGGCGTCAGCCCGGCCTACCTCGCCTACCACGACACCGAGTGGGGCGTGCCGGTGCGCGACGATGCGCGCCAGTTCGAATTCCTGCTGCTCGAGGGCGCCCAGGCGGGACTCAGCTGGGCCACCATCCTGCACCGGCGCGAGGGATACCGCCGCGCCTTCGCCGGCTTCGACCCGGCCCGGGTCGCGCGCTTCACGCCCGCCCGGGTGGCAAAGCTGCTGCTCGATCCCGGCATCATCCGCAATCGCCTGAAGATCGAGGCCGCCATCGGCAATGCCCGCGCCTTCCTCGCCGTGCAGGAGGAGTTCGGCAGCTTCAGCGACTACATCTGGCGCTACGTCGACGGCCACCCGGTGCAGAACCGCTGGCGCACGCCGCGCGAGGTGCCCGCCACCAGCGCCCTCTCCGACGCGCTGAGCCGCGACCTCAGGGCGCGCGGCTTCCGCTTCGTCGGCAGCACCATCGTCTATGCGCACCTGCAGGCCACCGGGCTGGTGAACGACCACCTCGTTGGCTGCTTCCGCCACCGGCCGGTGCGCGCGCTCGGCACGGGTCCGCGCTGA
- a CDS encoding S8 family serine peptidase, with product MRRSQHLFPAPWRLLALLILAAALAGALTPSRARADEAEATRVYIVQLREPPAIDATDRSRRVGEERFDARSPAVSSYGAALVASHDQLLAEIGAPDAKLYSYKLAFNGFAARLTAAQAARLRAHPDVQRVSLDRVKSLRTNASAQFLGLLDPGNGLRNARGLTGEGVVIGIIDSGIDPGHPAFGDREQKPKPRLCRGSWAKESLLGAWLCQRFRKPRFRPLYAPLPDWHGRCQAGPGFPATACNNKLVGARFYANGFRGSFPMDPAESLSPLDADGHGTHIASVAAGGRVTATLGDTVLAPISGIAPRARIAVYKACWLEPGATRAHCAMSDLQRAIEDAVADGVDIINYSVGTGDGGPGDSDALALLAAANAGVLTVAAAGNGGPAPASIESPGSSPWVLATAAATRSGTRYDEVLRYTAPAGVTGDLTMKEAAFTPELRNTGAVNGSLVLADDGLGAADGCTALANAADLAGRIALVRRGSCEFLSKVANAEAAGAIAVVVFGDAQDDGQPITMKGERGVVDIPAVMIGQADGEALATRLLAGDSVQVTLQKGLIASRQVAGNILYKASARGPNPDVFDILKPDVAAPGVDILGAQTPGVANGLRGERFQYLSGTSMAVPQVAGVAALLRQAHPEWSPAALRSALMTTARQDLLLADGGSAGPFDFGAGHIVPDLAVDPGLVYEAGRDDYDAFGCGVGLTGIGDERCDALREAGLSLEAADLNLPSMASHAVVHSRSIRRRVTNVGPAAVYQATVEAPPGIAVAVAPASLALASGESAEYTLTFTSTGTARRSDYFSDEARLPDFRFGSLSWSDGRHRVRSPLAVAPAAIGVEDPVAGHEATGQTTVHVDFGYDGTYQALVSGLASPASTTGTVIDDPLDYYTFQSDDSALPDFIRRQRISVPPGTRYLRVALVATTGGDAEDLDLYLHCPDGACPGGVLASATDAATEVIDLLDPAPGEYLIDIHGFEVSGPEAGYETGVWMVNDAPGPGGFSVLAAPAAAVTGASGEVTLGWAGLDPGELYLGLVTHGDGEHALALTLVEIATP from the coding sequence ATGCGACGCAGCCAGCACCTGTTTCCCGCTCCCTGGCGCCTGCTGGCGCTGCTGATCCTTGCAGCGGCCCTCGCCGGTGCGCTCACGCCGAGCCGCGCCCGGGCGGATGAGGCGGAGGCCACCCGCGTCTACATCGTGCAGCTGCGCGAGCCGCCGGCCATCGACGCGACCGACCGCAGCCGCCGCGTTGGCGAGGAGCGCTTCGATGCGCGCTCGCCGGCGGTCTCCAGCTATGGTGCCGCGCTGGTGGCCAGCCATGACCAGCTGCTGGCCGAAATCGGCGCGCCGGACGCCAAGCTCTACAGCTACAAGCTGGCCTTCAACGGCTTCGCCGCACGCCTCACCGCTGCGCAGGCGGCGAGGCTGCGCGCCCATCCCGACGTGCAGCGGGTCTCGCTGGACCGGGTCAAGTCGCTGCGCACCAATGCCAGCGCCCAGTTCCTCGGCCTGCTCGATCCGGGCAACGGCCTGCGCAACGCCCGCGGGCTCACCGGCGAGGGCGTGGTCATCGGCATCATCGACAGCGGCATCGATCCCGGCCACCCGGCTTTCGGCGACCGCGAGCAGAAGCCGAAGCCGCGCCTGTGCCGCGGCAGCTGGGCGAAGGAATCGCTGCTCGGCGCCTGGCTCTGCCAGCGCTTCAGGAAGCCCCGCTTCCGCCCGCTCTATGCCCCGCTGCCCGACTGGCATGGCCGCTGCCAGGCCGGGCCGGGATTCCCGGCGACGGCCTGCAACAACAAGCTCGTCGGCGCCCGCTTCTACGCCAATGGCTTCCGCGGCAGCTTCCCCATGGATCCGGCGGAATCGCTCTCGCCGCTCGATGCCGATGGGCATGGCACCCACATCGCCTCGGTGGCCGCCGGTGGCCGCGTCACCGCGACCCTCGGCGACACGGTGCTGGCACCCATCAGCGGCATCGCGCCGCGGGCACGCATCGCGGTGTACAAGGCCTGCTGGCTGGAACCCGGCGCCACGCGCGCCCACTGCGCCATGTCGGACCTGCAGCGCGCCATCGAGGACGCGGTGGCCGATGGCGTCGACATCATCAATTACTCGGTCGGCACCGGCGACGGCGGGCCGGGTGATTCCGATGCGCTGGCCCTGCTCGCCGCCGCCAACGCCGGCGTGCTGACCGTGGCCGCCGCCGGCAATGGCGGGCCCGCGCCGGCCAGCATCGAGTCACCGGGCAGCTCGCCCTGGGTGCTGGCCACGGCGGCCGCCACGCGCAGCGGCACCCGCTACGACGAGGTGCTGCGCTACACCGCGCCGGCCGGCGTCACCGGCGATCTCACCATGAAGGAGGCGGCCTTCACGCCGGAACTGCGCAACACCGGTGCCGTGAACGGCTCGCTGGTGCTTGCCGACGACGGACTGGGCGCGGCCGATGGCTGCACGGCGCTCGCCAATGCCGCCGACCTCGCCGGCCGCATCGCCCTCGTGCGCCGCGGCTCCTGCGAGTTCCTCTCCAAGGTCGCCAACGCCGAGGCGGCCGGCGCCATCGCCGTGGTGGTCTTCGGCGATGCGCAGGACGACGGTCAGCCCATCACCATGAAGGGCGAGCGCGGTGTCGTCGACATTCCCGCGGTGATGATCGGCCAGGCCGATGGCGAAGCCCTCGCCACCCGGCTGCTGGCCGGCGACAGCGTGCAGGTGACGCTGCAGAAGGGCCTGATCGCCAGCCGCCAGGTCGCCGGCAACATCCTCTACAAGGCATCGGCCCGCGGGCCGAATCCCGACGTGTTCGACATCCTCAAGCCGGACGTGGCGGCGCCGGGCGTGGACATCCTCGGCGCACAGACTCCCGGGGTCGCCAACGGCCTGCGCGGTGAACGCTTCCAGTACCTCTCCGGCACCTCGATGGCGGTGCCGCAGGTGGCCGGGGTCGCCGCCCTGCTGCGCCAGGCGCATCCCGAATGGAGCCCGGCGGCGCTGCGCTCGGCGCTGATGACCACCGCCAGGCAGGACCTCCTGCTGGCGGATGGCGGCAGCGCCGGTCCCTTCGACTTCGGCGCCGGCCACATCGTGCCCGACCTGGCCGTGGACCCCGGCCTGGTCTACGAGGCGGGCCGTGACGATTACGACGCCTTCGGCTGCGGCGTCGGCCTCACCGGCATCGGTGACGAGCGTTGTGATGCCCTCCGGGAAGCCGGTCTCTCGCTGGAGGCTGCCGACCTCAACCTGCCGTCGATGGCCAGCCACGCCGTGGTGCATTCACGCAGCATCCGTCGCCGCGTGACCAATGTCGGCCCGGCCGCGGTGTACCAGGCGACGGTGGAGGCGCCACCCGGCATCGCGGTGGCGGTGGCACCCGCCAGCCTGGCGCTCGCCAGCGGCGAGAGCGCCGAGTACACGCTGACCTTCACCAGCACCGGCACTGCCCGGCGCAGCGACTACTTCAGCGACGAGGCCCGGCTGCCGGATTTCCGCTTCGGTTCCCTCAGCTGGAGCGATGGCCGCCACCGGGTGCGCAGCCCGCTGGCGGTGGCGCCGGCCGCCATCGGTGTCGAGGATCCGGTCGCCGGCCACGAGGCCACGGGGCAAACCACGGTGCATGTCGACTTCGGTTACGACGGCACCTACCAGGCGCTGGTCTCGGGACTGGCGTCACCGGCCAGCACCACCGGCACCGTCATCGATGATCCGCTCGATTACTACACCTTCCAGTCCGACGACAGCGCGCTGCCCGACTTCATCCGCCGCCAGCGCATCAGCGTCCCGCCCGGCACCCGCTACCTGCGGGTGGCCCTGGTCGCCACCACGGGTGGTGACGCGGAGGATCTCGACCTCTACCTGCACTGCCCGGATGGCGCCTGCCCCGGCGGTGTCCTCGCCAGCGCCACCGATGCCGCCACCGAGGTGATCGACCTGCTCGATCCCGCGCCCGGCGAGTACCTGATCGACATCCACGGCTTCGAGGTATCGGGCCCGGAAGCGGGATACGAAACCGGCGTCTGGATGGTGAACGATGCGCCAGGGCCGGGGGGCTTCTCCGTGCTGGCCGCGCCGGCGGCGGCGGTGACCGGTGCCAGCGGCGAGGTGACGCTCGGCTGGGCCGGCCTCGATCCCGGCGAACTCTACCTGGGCCTGGTGACCCACGGCGATGGCGAGCACGCGCTCGCGCTGACGCTGGTGGAGATCGCCACGCCCTGA
- a CDS encoding Sua5/YciO/YrdC/YwlC family protein encodes MVSPGFPLRLAARVVRAGGVIAYPTEAVYGLGCDPAAVEAVLRILAIKGRPAAAGFILVAASWAQLEGWIAPTPAERRRLGQRLARPVSWVVRAGPLAYPLLTGDRPSLAVRVTRHPVAAALCELSGGPLVSTSANRHGRPPARTALAARRRLGTEVDQVVGGEVGGAHRPSEIRDAATGTVLRPG; translated from the coding sequence CTGGTGTCACCGGGCTTCCCGCTGCGGCTCGCCGCCCGCGTGGTCCGCGCCGGCGGCGTGATCGCCTATCCCACCGAGGCGGTCTATGGCCTGGGCTGCGACCCGGCGGCCGTCGAGGCCGTGCTGCGCATCCTCGCCATCAAGGGCCGGCCGGCAGCCGCCGGATTCATCCTGGTGGCAGCCAGCTGGGCGCAACTCGAGGGCTGGATCGCCCCCACGCCGGCGGAACGCCGTCGCCTCGGCCAGCGCCTCGCGCGGCCGGTGAGCTGGGTGGTCCGCGCCGGTCCCCTGGCCTACCCGCTGCTGACCGGCGACCGGCCCAGCCTGGCCGTGCGGGTCACCCGCCACCCGGTGGCCGCAGCGCTCTGCGAGCTGTCGGGCGGGCCGCTGGTTTCCACCAGCGCCAACCGCCACGGCCGGCCTCCAGCCCGCACGGCGCTCGCCGCAAGGCGGCGGCTCGGCACCGAGGTCGACCAGGTGGTCGGCGGCGAGGTCGGGGGTGCCCATCGGCCCAGCGAGATCCGTGATGCCGCCACCGGCACGGTGCTGCGCCCCGGCTGA
- a CDS encoding DNA topoisomerase I, which yields MASKVVVVESPAKAKTIGKYLGKDYEILASYGHVRDLVPKEGAVDTGNGYRMRYEIIERNTRHVDAIARAVKKADAVYLATDPDREGEAISWHLAEILRERGMLDGRELHRVVFYEITEREVREAMQGPRQLSADLVNAQQARRALDYLVGFNLSPLLWKKVQPKLSAGRVQSPALRLICEREDEIEAFRPREYWSIEADLRAATAPFAARLAEFRGEKVEQFSFGNEAAASAARQALLDAAGGRVRVSAIEKKQRRRNPAPPFTTSTLQQESSRKLGFNARRTMMIAQRLYEGVETGEGTVGLISYMRTDSVNLASVAVDEIRSFIASRYGSDNLPAQPRSYKTTAKNAQEAHEGVRPTSVARTPESLRQFLSEEQFRLYDLIWKRTVACQMVPAVYDMVTVDLAPARDPGVARLRASGSTLVVPGFIAVYQEGRDDAAEEEGDRILPPLREGDDVDLTGVRADQHFTEPPPRYNDATLVKALEEYGIGRPSTYASIISTLQDRGYIEVDGKRFIPKDIGRIVNRFLTDHFTRYVDYGFTAHLEDELDEVSRGERDWVQVLDEFWQPFEALVKDKETSVTREMVAQARDLGIDPASGKPVSVRMGRFGPFAQIGTKDDVEKPRFAGLRPGQKMVSITLEEALALFQLPRKLGTTAEGEPVQASVGRFGPYVQYGKKYVSLKPPDDPYTVSLERALQVIEEKKVADANRLILDFPEAGIQVLNGRYGPYITDRERNARIPKGEDPKSLTLEQCRELLAAAPPRGKRGFRGRKAAPAKAPAAEDAKPKKTAKPAKRAASKTSKTSKAGKPAEGSPAPRKPRARRAAGSPGQAPDKAPGDSSG from the coding sequence ATGGCTAGCAAGGTCGTCGTCGTCGAGTCACCGGCCAAGGCCAAGACCATCGGCAAGTACCTCGGCAAGGATTACGAGATCCTCGCCTCCTACGGCCATGTCCGCGACCTGGTGCCCAAGGAGGGCGCGGTGGACACCGGCAACGGCTACCGCATGCGCTACGAGATCATCGAGCGCAACACCCGGCACGTCGATGCCATCGCCCGCGCCGTGAAGAAGGCCGACGCGGTCTACCTCGCCACCGACCCGGACCGCGAGGGCGAGGCCATCTCCTGGCACCTGGCGGAGATCCTCCGCGAGCGCGGCATGCTCGACGGCCGCGAGCTGCACCGCGTGGTGTTCTACGAGATCACCGAGCGCGAGGTGCGCGAGGCCATGCAGGGCCCGCGCCAGCTCTCCGCCGACCTGGTGAACGCGCAGCAGGCGCGGCGCGCGCTCGACTACCTCGTCGGCTTCAACCTCTCGCCGCTGCTGTGGAAGAAGGTGCAGCCGAAGCTCTCCGCGGGCCGCGTGCAGAGCCCGGCGCTGCGCCTGATCTGCGAGCGCGAGGACGAGATCGAGGCCTTCCGGCCGCGCGAGTACTGGTCCATCGAGGCGGACCTGCGCGCGGCCACCGCGCCGTTCGCCGCGCGGCTCGCCGAGTTCCGCGGCGAGAAGGTCGAGCAGTTCAGCTTCGGCAACGAGGCAGCCGCCAGCGCCGCCCGCCAGGCGCTGCTCGATGCCGCCGGCGGCAGGGTCCGCGTCTCGGCCATCGAGAAGAAGCAGCGGCGGCGCAATCCGGCGCCGCCCTTCACCACCTCGACGCTGCAGCAGGAGTCCTCGCGCAAGCTCGGCTTCAACGCGCGGCGCACCATGATGATCGCCCAGCGCCTCTACGAAGGGGTGGAGACCGGCGAAGGCACCGTCGGCCTCATCAGCTACATGCGTACCGACTCGGTCAACCTCGCCAGCGTCGCCGTCGACGAGATCCGCAGCTTCATCGCCAGCCGCTACGGCAGCGACAACCTGCCGGCGCAGCCGCGCAGCTACAAGACCACGGCGAAGAACGCGCAGGAAGCCCACGAGGGCGTGCGGCCCACCAGCGTGGCGCGCACGCCGGAAAGCCTGCGCCAGTTCCTCAGCGAGGAACAGTTCCGCCTCTACGACCTCATCTGGAAGCGCACCGTCGCCTGCCAGATGGTGCCGGCTGTCTACGACATGGTCACGGTGGACCTCGCCCCTGCCCGCGACCCGGGCGTGGCGCGCCTGCGTGCCAGCGGCTCGACGCTGGTGGTGCCCGGCTTCATCGCCGTGTACCAGGAAGGCCGCGACGACGCGGCCGAGGAGGAAGGCGACCGCATCCTGCCGCCGCTGCGCGAGGGCGACGACGTCGACCTCACCGGGGTGCGCGCCGACCAGCACTTCACCGAGCCGCCGCCGCGCTACAACGACGCCACCCTGGTGAAGGCGCTGGAGGAGTACGGCATTGGCCGGCCATCGACCTACGCCTCCATCATCTCGACGCTGCAGGACCGCGGCTACATCGAGGTGGACGGCAAGCGCTTCATCCCCAAGGACATCGGCCGCATCGTCAACCGCTTCCTCACCGACCACTTCACCCGCTACGTGGACTACGGCTTCACCGCCCACCTGGAAGACGAGCTCGACGAGGTGTCGCGCGGCGAGCGCGACTGGGTGCAGGTGCTCGACGAGTTCTGGCAGCCATTCGAGGCGCTGGTGAAGGACAAGGAAACCAGCGTCACCCGCGAGATGGTGGCGCAGGCGCGCGATCTCGGCATCGATCCGGCATCGGGCAAGCCGGTGTCGGTGCGCATGGGCCGCTTCGGGCCCTTCGCGCAGATCGGCACCAAGGACGACGTGGAGAAGCCGCGCTTCGCCGGCCTGCGGCCGGGGCAGAAGATGGTATCCATCACGCTGGAAGAAGCCCTCGCGCTGTTCCAGCTGCCACGCAAGCTCGGTACCACGGCCGAGGGCGAGCCGGTGCAGGCCAGCGTCGGCCGCTTCGGGCCCTATGTGCAGTACGGCAAGAAGTACGTGTCGCTGAAGCCGCCCGACGATCCCTACACCGTGAGCCTCGAGCGCGCGCTGCAGGTCATCGAGGAAAAAAAGGTCGCCGATGCCAACCGCCTGATCCTCGATTTCCCCGAGGCCGGCATCCAGGTGCTCAATGGCCGCTACGGACCCTACATCACCGATCGGGAACGCAATGCGCGCATCCCCAAGGGCGAGGACCCGAAGAGCCTGACGCTCGAGCAGTGCCGCGAGCTGCTGGCCGCCGCCCCGCCGCGCGGCAAGCGCGGCTTCCGTGGCCGCAAGGCCGCCCCGGCGAAAGCCCCCGCCGCGGAGGACGCGAAGCCGAAGAAGACCGCGAAACCCGCCAAGCGCGCCGCCAGCAAGACCAGCAAGACCAGCAAGGCCGGCAAGCCCGCGGAAGGCAGCCCCGCGCCCCGCAAGCCCCGGGCCCGACGCGCCGCCGGCAGTCCGGGCCAGGCACCGGACAAGGCACCGGGCGACAGCTCGGGCTAG
- a CDS encoding DUF494 domain-containing protein gives MNHSVLDVLMYLFETFSEQEHEEATDQDVLRQELLRAGFGEPEVDRALDWLEDLNRDPDRPFPSAPTERSLRLFSSLELSRLDAACRGYLIYLEHIGILSPLNREIVIDRLMALGAGEIDVEQVKWVTLMVLFSQTGQEGAFARMEDLVFEENTGLVN, from the coding sequence ATGAACCACAGCGTACTCGACGTGCTCATGTACCTGTTCGAGACGTTTTCCGAGCAGGAGCACGAAGAGGCCACGGACCAGGATGTCCTCCGCCAGGAGCTCCTGCGGGCCGGGTTCGGCGAGCCGGAGGTGGACCGCGCGCTGGACTGGCTCGAAGACCTCAACCGCGACCCCGACCGTCCGTTCCCCTCGGCGCCGACCGAGCGCTCCCTGCGCCTGTTCAGTTCCCTGGAGCTGTCGCGGCTCGATGCCGCCTGCCGCGGCTACCTGATTTATCTCGAGCACATCGGTATCCTGTCGCCGCTCAACCGGGAGATCGTCATCGACCGGCTCATGGCCCTCGGCGCCGGGGAGATCGATGTCGAGCAGGTCAAATGGGTTACGCTGATGGTGCTGTTCAGCCAGACCGGGCAGGAAGGGGCCTTCGCCCGCATGGAAGACCTGGTCTTCGAGGAGAACACCGGCCTGGTCAACTGA